In Streptomyces sp. NBC_01381, a genomic segment contains:
- the dbpB gene encoding DGQHR domain-containing protein DpdB, giving the protein MADRYVLKVPALKVLQGDKEIYCFAVDGKKLEDFAAVSRIRRDSQKKLQGYQRPEVQSHIRSIRRYLESEGAMLPNALVLGFDDRVTFEPAVRGGSVSYSIPGELIIPVDESQSDEEKPAWLVDGQQRSAAIRDADLAEFPVAAVGFIASQEEQRSQFILVNSTKPLPKGLVYELLPETTAKLPRSYARRQLAAKIMVMLNMGDGPFCGRISSPTSPTGNIKDNSILRMLEHSIYEGALYKYRNADDGTGDEDAMLAHLLGFWTAVEKLFPDAWNKPPKDSRLTHGVGIQAMGYVMDQLTTNDRFDQINWDKLRTTLRRLEKHVAWTSGKWKFSDGEERNWNGLQNTTNDVRKLSTHLQALVSK; this is encoded by the coding sequence GTGGCAGACCGCTACGTTCTAAAGGTTCCCGCCCTCAAGGTGCTCCAAGGCGACAAGGAGATCTACTGCTTCGCTGTCGACGGCAAGAAGCTGGAAGACTTTGCCGCCGTCTCGCGCATCCGTCGCGACAGCCAGAAGAAGCTGCAGGGGTACCAGCGGCCTGAGGTTCAAAGCCACATCCGCTCGATCCGCCGCTACCTTGAGTCCGAGGGGGCGATGCTCCCAAACGCCTTGGTTCTCGGCTTCGATGATCGCGTCACGTTCGAACCCGCGGTCCGCGGCGGAAGCGTGAGCTACTCCATCCCTGGCGAGTTGATCATCCCCGTCGATGAGTCGCAGTCTGACGAAGAGAAGCCGGCTTGGCTCGTGGACGGCCAGCAGCGCAGCGCGGCCATCAGGGACGCTGACCTTGCAGAGTTCCCCGTCGCGGCTGTGGGCTTCATTGCGTCTCAGGAAGAGCAGCGGTCGCAGTTCATCCTGGTCAACTCGACCAAGCCGCTCCCCAAGGGGCTCGTGTACGAACTCCTGCCGGAAACCACCGCCAAGCTGCCGCGCTCGTACGCACGCCGCCAGCTCGCTGCGAAGATCATGGTCATGCTGAACATGGGGGACGGCCCCTTCTGCGGAAGGATCAGCAGCCCCACATCGCCTACCGGCAACATCAAGGACAACAGCATTCTGAGGATGCTGGAGCACAGCATCTACGAGGGCGCCTTGTACAAGTACCGGAACGCCGACGACGGCACCGGGGACGAGGACGCGATGCTGGCGCACCTTCTGGGCTTCTGGACGGCAGTGGAGAAGCTCTTCCCGGATGCGTGGAACAAGCCTCCCAAGGACTCGAGGCTGACCCATGGCGTGGGCATCCAGGCCATGGGCTATGTCATGGACCAACTCACCACGAACGACCGCTTCGACCAGATCAACTGGGACAAGCTCCGCACCACCCTGCGCCGACTCGAGAAGCACGTGGCCTGGACGTCCGGCAAGTGGAAGTTCTCGGATGGCGAGGAACGCAACTGGAACGGCCTTCAGAACACGACCAACGACGTGCGGAAGCTCAGCACCCACCTTCAGGCGCTCGTCAGCAAGTAG
- the dpdK gene encoding phospholipase D-like domain-containing protein DpdK has translation MKDLTRTVRTGARTGLRIDSILSAALMAEMLNPSSDLWLVSPWITDVQVIDNSYGTYDAFFGDVPPSGWRLSDTLLRIAEAGARVHVVTRPDPHNDAFLRRIEAPELDGVHVQRDPDVHEKTLCGQEWILTGSMNYTVRGMAKNDELVHYNVGGPDAGQARLDLAQRWRSGS, from the coding sequence GTGAAGGATCTGACCAGAACCGTGCGCACCGGTGCTCGCACAGGGCTGCGCATCGACTCGATACTGTCCGCTGCCCTGATGGCGGAGATGCTCAACCCGAGCAGCGACTTGTGGTTGGTCTCGCCATGGATCACGGATGTTCAGGTCATCGACAACAGCTACGGCACTTACGACGCGTTCTTCGGTGACGTCCCGCCCAGCGGCTGGCGGCTGTCAGACACACTCCTGCGCATCGCTGAAGCCGGTGCCCGCGTCCACGTGGTCACGCGCCCGGACCCTCACAACGATGCGTTCCTGCGTCGGATCGAGGCCCCAGAACTGGACGGTGTGCATGTCCAGCGCGATCCCGACGTCCACGAGAAGACGTTGTGTGGCCAGGAGTGGATTCTCACCGGGTCGATGAACTACACGGTGCGCGGCATGGCGAAGAACGACGAGTTGGTCCACTACAACGTGGGCGGGCCGGATGCTGGCCAGGCGCGGCTGGACCTGGCACAGCGATGGAGGAGCGGCTCGTGA
- a CDS encoding head decoration protein, giving the protein MSIQPYTTSVTLTADRDWLASRHGTDSTETITLDLGKLTKNAHYVEPTAAQPHGYVRSGVPVGRVTASGLYGAYDPAAKDGREVFAGLVYAEAPFTPGVTKIPAALFWHGTVNAAKVPGGIDPAKIVPSPAGAQIRFLGAVSA; this is encoded by the coding sequence TTGAGTATTCAGCCGTACACCACCTCTGTCACGCTCACCGCTGACCGGGACTGGCTCGCGTCCCGGCACGGCACCGACTCCACCGAGACCATCACCCTCGATCTGGGCAAGCTCACCAAGAACGCCCACTACGTCGAGCCAACTGCCGCTCAGCCTCACGGCTACGTACGATCCGGTGTTCCCGTGGGCCGCGTCACGGCGTCCGGTCTGTATGGGGCGTACGACCCGGCAGCGAAGGACGGGCGAGAAGTCTTCGCCGGCCTCGTCTATGCCGAGGCCCCGTTCACACCGGGCGTCACCAAGATTCCCGCAGCACTGTTCTGGCACGGCACCGTTAACGCGGCCAAGGTCCCCGGCGGTATCGACCCCGCCAAGATCGTGCCTAGCCCGGCCGGGGCACAGATCCGGTTCCTCGGGGCGGTGAGCGCATGA
- the queE gene encoding 7-carboxy-7-deazaguanine synthase: protein MTYLVKEIFYTLQGEGSHAGRPAVFCRFSRCNLWTGLEKDRHRAICQFCDTDFVGTDGEGGGRFATPEDLADAVEKAWPYESDEYRFVVATGGEPLLQLDEAAIEALHARGFEVAVESNGTRVPPKGIDWLCVSPKIGSELVVTKGDELKLVYPQLGGDPAQFEDLDFSFFRLQAMDGPDLEANTRAVVDYCMKNPRWILSLQTHKYLGIQ, encoded by the coding sequence ATGACCTATCTGGTCAAGGAAATCTTCTACACCCTCCAAGGCGAGGGCAGCCACGCAGGCCGCCCGGCAGTCTTCTGCCGCTTCTCACGCTGCAACCTGTGGACGGGGCTGGAGAAGGACCGCCACCGCGCCATCTGCCAGTTCTGCGACACCGACTTCGTGGGCACCGACGGCGAAGGCGGCGGCAGGTTCGCCACGCCCGAAGACCTCGCTGACGCCGTTGAGAAGGCCTGGCCTTACGAGTCCGATGAGTACCGCTTCGTCGTGGCCACGGGAGGCGAGCCGCTCCTCCAGCTTGATGAAGCAGCCATCGAGGCCCTGCACGCCCGAGGCTTCGAAGTCGCAGTCGAGTCGAACGGCACGCGCGTGCCGCCGAAGGGCATCGACTGGCTGTGCGTGAGCCCGAAGATCGGCTCCGAACTCGTAGTCACCAAGGGCGACGAGTTGAAGCTGGTCTACCCCCAACTGGGTGGTGACCCTGCCCAGTTTGAGGATCTGGACTTCAGCTTCTTCCGCCTTCAAGCGATGGATGGCCCCGACTTGGAGGCCAACACCCGTGCAGTGGTCGACTACTGCATGAAGAACCCGCGCTGGATTCTCTCTCTCCAGACGCACAAGTATCTGGGAATTCAGTAA
- the dbpB gene encoding DGQHR domain-containing protein DpdB yields the protein MTEDVIRRRALRIEQNPGIPLYVFALEAGEIDRVADVARISRDEAGRLFGYQRPEKKQHVKQILEYLDSENVLFPNGLILALPTSVRFRGSRGPNSTDGLSTIGTLEIPLPDSPTAPRPAFIVDGQQRSLALARTRRSKLPITVAGFVAEDIEVQRDQFLRVNTVSPLPSNLVTELLPEVHTKLPTKLSAKKLPSVLANALNQDADSPFKGLIKQASTTTDKRSNAVVKDNSLISAIEESLKPSGALFPYKNLSNSTVDTATIRSILITYWSAVRDTFPDAWGVSPTKSRLMHGVGIRSMGRLMDRVMDRVLAVAEPGSPEAYERAKAELALIAPHCRWTKGTWPELNTPWDELQNTPRHISTLSNLLIRIYFQSRTSAS from the coding sequence GTGACAGAAGACGTCATCAGACGCAGGGCACTGCGGATCGAGCAAAATCCGGGCATCCCGCTGTACGTGTTTGCTCTCGAAGCGGGAGAGATCGACCGCGTGGCCGATGTGGCGCGGATCTCTCGGGACGAGGCGGGCAGGCTGTTCGGGTATCAGAGGCCGGAGAAGAAGCAGCACGTAAAGCAGATCCTGGAGTACCTCGACAGCGAGAATGTGCTGTTTCCCAACGGGCTCATCCTCGCCCTTCCCACCTCGGTGCGGTTCAGGGGGAGCCGCGGGCCGAACAGCACGGACGGTCTGTCAACGATCGGGACGTTGGAGATTCCCCTGCCGGATTCGCCAACTGCACCCAGGCCCGCCTTCATCGTGGATGGACAGCAGCGCAGTCTTGCGCTCGCGCGCACTCGGAGGTCCAAACTGCCTATCACGGTGGCCGGCTTCGTGGCTGAGGACATTGAGGTGCAGCGAGACCAGTTCCTCCGCGTTAACACAGTGTCGCCGCTGCCCAGCAACCTGGTGACGGAGCTCCTCCCTGAGGTGCACACCAAACTCCCGACGAAGCTGTCCGCGAAGAAGCTGCCTTCCGTCTTGGCGAACGCGCTGAACCAGGACGCTGATTCTCCCTTCAAGGGACTGATCAAGCAGGCATCAACCACCACGGACAAGCGGTCCAACGCTGTAGTGAAGGACAACAGCCTGATCTCGGCTATTGAGGAATCTCTGAAGCCGTCGGGTGCACTCTTCCCGTACAAGAATCTTTCGAACAGCACAGTCGACACCGCCACGATCCGTAGCATCCTCATCACCTACTGGAGCGCGGTGCGCGACACCTTCCCCGATGCCTGGGGTGTGTCACCGACCAAGAGCCGCCTCATGCACGGTGTGGGTATTCGGTCGATGGGGCGCCTGATGGATCGCGTTATGGACCGGGTGCTGGCTGTCGCGGAACCGGGCTCGCCTGAGGCCTACGAGAGGGCCAAGGCCGAGCTGGCGCTCATCGCCCCCCACTGCCGATGGACCAAGGGGACTTGGCCTGAACTCAACACACCCTGGGACGAACTCCAGAACACACCACGTCACATCAGCACCCTCTCGAACCTTCTGATCCGCATCTACTTCCAGTCGAGGACAAGCGCGTCGTGA
- a CDS encoding GNAT family N-acetyltransferase, with translation MDEPAETLECNAVVLRRWRSTEADVVYRMVDESLEHLRPWMPWVAEHSRERSAEFAARCEEKWASGSAYTYAITFDATPVGSCGLVRRIGVGGLEIGYWLHPGYTGRGLATSAAAALTVQGFELSGVDRIEIIHDEANPASGAVPKRLGFTHVETRPATVPRAPSDTGLDVVWRMEHPEFLQRRW, from the coding sequence ATGGACGAGCCTGCGGAGACCCTCGAGTGCAACGCCGTCGTGTTGCGACGATGGCGCTCTACCGAAGCTGACGTGGTCTACCGGATGGTGGACGAGTCCCTGGAGCACCTCCGGCCCTGGATGCCGTGGGTGGCCGAGCACAGCAGAGAGCGAAGCGCGGAGTTTGCCGCTCGATGTGAAGAGAAGTGGGCATCCGGAAGCGCCTACACCTACGCGATCACCTTCGATGCGACACCGGTTGGAAGCTGCGGACTAGTTCGGCGAATCGGTGTTGGAGGTCTGGAGATCGGCTACTGGCTGCACCCCGGCTACACCGGCCGCGGACTGGCTACCTCGGCTGCAGCAGCTCTGACTGTGCAGGGCTTCGAACTCTCAGGCGTCGACCGCATAGAGATCATCCACGATGAGGCGAACCCTGCGAGTGGGGCCGTTCCGAAGAGGCTTGGGTTCACACACGTTGAGACCCGGCCGGCGACCGTTCCTCGTGCGCCGTCAGATACCGGTCTCGATGTCGTCTGGCGGATGGAGCACCCCGAGTTCCTGCAGCGACGCTGGTAG
- the dpdA gene encoding tRNA-guanine transglycosylase DpdA has product MKFYFPDSQDQIYPRYDFINDEYPDERVRQRDDLYAHQAVKPAPYDGILVSKAIVDGSVKGAGKYSAPQRVRLYRDGVKKFFGLPDSMESLGDCGSFNYINEEEPPYKVGEVLHYYTECRFNSGVSIDHVIFGYQPKALEKDVDPTWVKRREISLNLAHEFFEATKSHNSLIADSKLHLEPVGAAQGWSPASYADSVEQLQKMGYKRIALGGMVPLKTPEILACLEEISKVRKSGVGFHLLGITRIGSMERFVKYHVTSFDSTSAFRQAFMDEKNNYHTADGSYLAIRVPQVDGNPTLKRLILAGMVSQSAAIKAERECLKLLRAFSADEDFEVQEVIDALHSYHALIGDEKKLKKVEDYKETLVDRPWEHCPCELCEKHKIDMVIFRGTERNKRRGFHNMTVLEAKMRKLPLR; this is encoded by the coding sequence GTGAAGTTCTACTTCCCTGATAGCCAAGATCAGATCTACCCCAGGTATGACTTCATCAATGATGAGTACCCGGATGAGCGAGTCCGGCAGAGGGACGATCTGTATGCCCATCAGGCGGTGAAGCCGGCGCCCTACGACGGGATACTGGTCAGCAAGGCCATTGTGGACGGGTCTGTTAAGGGGGCAGGGAAGTACAGTGCCCCTCAGAGGGTCCGGCTCTACCGAGATGGCGTGAAGAAGTTTTTCGGGCTACCTGACTCGATGGAAAGCCTCGGTGACTGCGGATCCTTCAACTACATCAATGAAGAGGAGCCCCCGTACAAGGTGGGGGAGGTTCTCCACTACTACACGGAGTGCCGATTCAACTCCGGGGTCAGCATCGACCATGTGATCTTTGGCTATCAGCCTAAGGCCCTTGAAAAGGATGTTGATCCGACGTGGGTGAAGCGTCGAGAGATTTCGCTCAACTTGGCGCATGAGTTCTTCGAGGCTACCAAGAGTCACAATAGCCTGATTGCTGACTCGAAACTGCACCTGGAGCCGGTTGGTGCGGCGCAGGGGTGGAGTCCGGCCAGTTATGCAGACAGTGTCGAACAACTCCAGAAGATGGGCTACAAGCGGATCGCTCTGGGTGGCATGGTCCCGCTGAAGACGCCGGAAATCCTGGCCTGTCTAGAGGAAATCTCTAAAGTCCGCAAGAGCGGTGTTGGGTTCCATCTTCTCGGAATCACCCGTATCGGCAGCATGGAACGTTTCGTCAAATATCACGTAACCAGCTTCGACAGCACATCAGCATTCCGACAAGCCTTCATGGATGAGAAGAACAACTATCACACCGCCGACGGCTCATACCTGGCGATTAGAGTTCCCCAGGTCGACGGGAATCCTACCTTGAAGCGCCTGATCTTGGCGGGCATGGTGTCGCAGTCGGCTGCAATTAAGGCCGAACGCGAATGCCTCAAACTGCTGCGTGCGTTTTCGGCCGATGAGGACTTCGAAGTTCAGGAGGTCATCGACGCCTTGCACTCCTATCACGCCCTCATCGGTGACGAAAAGAAGCTAAAGAAGGTCGAAGACTACAAGGAGACCCTTGTTGACCGTCCTTGGGAGCACTGCCCGTGTGAACTCTGCGAGAAGCACAAGATCGACATGGTCATCTTCCGCGGAACTGAACGCAATAAGCGCCGCGGGTTCCATAACATGACGGTACTCGAAGCCAAGATGCGCAAGCTGCCGCTCAGATAA
- the queD gene encoding 6-carboxytetrahydropterin synthase QueD, producing the protein MEIFREFNFEAAHRLPNVPEGHKCSRLHGHSYKVIVHVEAPVDPEAGWVMDFGDLKRAFKPIDAQLDHYYLNDIEGLENPTSEVLARWIWERLQPNLPELSALTVRETCTSGCTYRGE; encoded by the coding sequence ATGGAAATCTTTCGCGAGTTCAACTTCGAGGCTGCCCACCGGCTGCCGAACGTCCCGGAGGGCCACAAGTGCTCTCGGCTGCACGGTCACTCCTACAAGGTCATCGTTCATGTCGAGGCCCCGGTCGACCCCGAGGCCGGATGGGTCATGGACTTCGGTGACCTCAAGCGGGCGTTCAAGCCGATCGACGCGCAACTCGATCACTACTACCTGAACGACATCGAGGGCTTGGAGAACCCGACCAGCGAGGTCCTGGCCCGCTGGATCTGGGAGCGCCTGCAGCCCAACCTGCCGGAACTCTCGGCTCTGACGGTTCGGGAAACGTGCACGTCGGGCTGCACGTACCGAGGCGAGTGA
- a CDS encoding GTP cyclohydrolase I FolE2: MHDIQNETDSRGIELDKVGIDGVRYPVSFEDGYLRQEGIADFEVTVRLQHDRRGTHMSRMVALVHEHLQRFDPRQLPTVLKTGADLLDAPAITVAMAMPVSTTVVAPASGRESKQVHDIRIEGHWDNGDVTVKTAVTTEVTSLCPCSKAISDYGAHNQRSQVTLTVTGQGDSPYPLPVQSAVRLLSSSASAPVVPLVKRADERVLTMQAFDNPVFVEDMARTVSAACRDRGLRHAVSIRNLESIHSHDAIAYIAG; the protein is encoded by the coding sequence ATGCACGACATCCAGAACGAGACCGACTCGCGGGGTATCGAACTCGACAAGGTCGGTATCGACGGTGTCCGTTACCCCGTGAGCTTCGAGGACGGCTACCTCCGCCAGGAGGGCATCGCCGACTTCGAGGTGACGGTGCGGCTCCAGCACGACCGGCGCGGGACGCACATGAGCCGCATGGTTGCTCTCGTGCACGAGCACCTGCAGAGGTTCGATCCTCGGCAGTTGCCGACCGTTCTCAAGACCGGTGCGGATCTCCTGGATGCGCCCGCCATCACTGTGGCGATGGCGATGCCTGTCAGCACGACCGTGGTCGCCCCAGCAAGTGGACGTGAATCGAAGCAGGTTCACGACATCCGTATCGAGGGGCATTGGGACAACGGCGACGTGACGGTGAAGACGGCCGTCACCACGGAGGTGACCAGCCTCTGCCCGTGCTCGAAGGCCATCTCCGACTATGGCGCGCACAATCAGCGCAGCCAGGTCACGCTCACCGTGACCGGCCAGGGTGACAGCCCATACCCTCTGCCGGTTCAGAGTGCCGTGCGGTTGCTGTCCTCCTCTGCTTCGGCGCCGGTAGTGCCGTTGGTGAAGCGCGCCGATGAGCGCGTCTTGACTATGCAGGCGTTCGACAACCCGGTGTTCGTCGAGGACATGGCCCGCACGGTCAGCGCCGCCTGCCGCGATCGGGGCCTTCGGCACGCTGTGAGTATCCGCAACCTGGAGAGCATCCACAGCCACGACGCCATCGCCTACATCGCTGGCTAG
- a CDS encoding major capsid protein, with protein MSVADLLKNVSVADLTVYARTIPSPDDFLLTKSVFAETKVNDVKWRIRRNKRRVNAASYRAYDTSVPFAKRQAESTQTEGTLPALGQKLLVGEMEQLLLDASRGADDDRLVELLYDDVERHTEAIRSRLELAAGDVLLDGKFSLLGENGLTVEVDYGVPAANMPTAPKPWSDPAADPIADELRWIDHLDSIGAPAPEMVITSRKAWSHLASNGAYRAAYYGTPAGGQTPTSTLNPEQINSVRGNYGLPPVTFYKAQVWQDDVSKRVLPEDRWIMLPPDRAKWGQTQYGTTTESLALPRGTNPYIEREDAPGIVITRDVEDDPVQIWTKGAAAAMPVLYSPDCHITATVL; from the coding sequence ATGAGCGTCGCCGACCTCCTCAAGAACGTCTCGGTCGCAGACCTGACCGTGTACGCCCGCACGATCCCCAGCCCCGACGACTTCCTGCTCACCAAGTCGGTGTTCGCCGAGACGAAGGTGAACGACGTCAAGTGGCGCATCCGCCGCAACAAGCGGCGCGTGAACGCTGCCTCGTACCGGGCCTACGACACGAGCGTGCCGTTCGCGAAGCGGCAGGCCGAATCCACACAGACCGAAGGCACCCTTCCCGCCCTCGGCCAGAAGTTGCTCGTCGGAGAGATGGAGCAGCTCCTCCTGGACGCCTCGCGCGGCGCCGACGACGACCGGCTCGTGGAGCTGCTGTACGACGACGTGGAGCGGCACACCGAGGCAATCCGATCCCGCCTGGAACTCGCTGCCGGCGATGTCCTCCTCGATGGCAAGTTCAGCCTCCTCGGGGAGAACGGCCTCACCGTCGAGGTCGACTACGGGGTGCCGGCCGCGAACATGCCCACAGCTCCGAAGCCCTGGTCCGACCCTGCCGCCGATCCGATCGCGGATGAGCTGCGGTGGATCGACCACCTCGACTCCATTGGCGCCCCAGCCCCGGAGATGGTGATCACCTCCCGCAAGGCCTGGTCGCACCTGGCATCCAATGGCGCGTACCGGGCCGCCTACTACGGCACCCCGGCCGGTGGTCAGACTCCGACCTCGACGCTGAACCCCGAGCAGATCAACTCTGTGCGCGGAAACTACGGCCTGCCCCCGGTCACGTTCTACAAGGCGCAGGTGTGGCAGGACGACGTGTCCAAGCGGGTGCTGCCGGAGGACCGGTGGATCATGCTGCCGCCGGACCGAGCGAAGTGGGGGCAGACCCAGTACGGCACCACCACTGAGTCCCTGGCCCTGCCACGCGGTACGAATCCGTACATCGAGCGGGAGGATGCTCCGGGCATCGTCATCACCCGGGATGTCGAGGATGATCCGGTGCAGATTTGGACCAAGGGTGCCGCAGCGGCGATGCCTGTCCTGTACTCGCCGGACTGCCACATCACGGCGACGGTTCTGTGA
- the dpdD gene encoding protein DpdD: MTQTQNQQREALEEFLHRFFGPGNGVWPNLDPDYRHKDRTLPFVEAIRRGDNAPTVLPRVYTDRDRFVVYVISREPGERAKTAELIRAFAGPTYIAYDEQVGIQPAWLDPDDPVEQAIRDFAGDRTTFRLETGRTLEHRRNLVGALELMQRTEARRPPRMWRVSKPIGRLLAEFDASLSAGAEAASNVVLDHLAAAGGVTAANLTNLRIKRLDRLGRSEEILQLSELPDAIRQNPPLPVKEAILNAVYAALEEPLAEGDLPSAQARLEERGRFVPALLDADAGKLGTEAVTVLLMAATILEDLPALHRLVEAIQNKGRVDELPSLIWDDAQRVLAEGDGAATPPAAAEPVPQVAEDDASESLPAIDSWPAFLAAVAAGSRAGKSAVEQRSWTAWSPPAVHDADLAGFLDGLENQAAEEAWRAVGAFIDADGYVAPAGLTAHAFIRNAVAFDRFGPGDLAALQALTEIALRTGPSAHTYAELLDEIGAYSSRWVSPERASIALDFVDRLFLVACPDEDARTKLACNLLEPLCRHQGRLNEADLAFAKRLSGELGVGFSWQERAGTDDERELSLSDLPPMKVLLYSLDDAVLTRCAEEIKHLAPAVDAAKASDYVGSTQLRQKARSADLIVIATRCAKHAATGYITQHARTEHIHYADGSGSASMLRAAVAGLRSAAVGR; encoded by the coding sequence GTGACCCAGACCCAGAATCAGCAGCGAGAAGCCCTCGAAGAGTTCTTGCACCGCTTCTTCGGCCCAGGAAACGGCGTCTGGCCCAATCTTGATCCCGACTACCGCCACAAGGACCGCACGCTGCCGTTCGTCGAGGCTATTCGACGCGGCGACAACGCACCCACGGTCCTTCCGCGCGTGTATACGGACCGTGATCGCTTCGTCGTGTACGTCATTTCCCGGGAGCCTGGCGAGCGAGCCAAGACAGCCGAGTTGATCCGCGCCTTCGCTGGCCCGACGTACATCGCGTATGACGAGCAGGTCGGAATCCAGCCCGCCTGGCTGGACCCTGATGATCCCGTCGAGCAGGCCATCCGCGACTTCGCGGGTGATCGGACCACATTCCGTCTGGAGACGGGGCGCACGCTCGAGCACCGCCGGAACCTGGTCGGGGCACTGGAGTTGATGCAGAGGACCGAGGCACGCCGTCCTCCCAGGATGTGGCGAGTGTCCAAGCCGATCGGCCGGCTCCTCGCAGAGTTCGACGCTTCCCTCTCCGCGGGCGCCGAGGCCGCCTCGAACGTGGTCCTTGACCACCTGGCAGCGGCTGGCGGTGTCACCGCAGCCAACCTCACGAACTTGAGAATCAAGCGGCTTGACCGGCTGGGCCGCAGCGAGGAGATCCTCCAACTCTCTGAACTGCCCGACGCCATCCGGCAGAACCCTCCCCTCCCGGTGAAGGAAGCGATCTTGAACGCCGTGTACGCGGCGTTGGAGGAGCCCCTCGCAGAAGGTGACCTCCCATCGGCACAGGCGAGGCTCGAAGAACGGGGACGGTTCGTCCCAGCCTTGCTGGATGCCGACGCGGGCAAGCTCGGCACAGAAGCCGTCACGGTTCTTCTGATGGCGGCCACCATCCTTGAGGACCTACCTGCGCTGCATCGTCTCGTCGAAGCCATACAGAACAAAGGCCGCGTAGACGAACTGCCCTCACTGATCTGGGACGACGCTCAACGCGTCCTGGCCGAAGGCGACGGCGCGGCGACGCCGCCTGCCGCTGCGGAGCCCGTACCGCAGGTTGCTGAAGACGACGCGTCGGAATCGTTGCCAGCCATCGACTCCTGGCCGGCCTTCCTCGCTGCGGTAGCCGCGGGCAGCCGCGCAGGCAAGTCGGCTGTCGAACAGCGCAGTTGGACTGCATGGTCTCCACCAGCAGTTCATGATGCAGACCTCGCCGGATTCCTGGACGGGCTGGAGAACCAAGCTGCTGAAGAGGCCTGGCGGGCGGTTGGAGCGTTCATTGACGCCGACGGATATGTAGCTCCCGCAGGTCTGACCGCCCATGCATTTATCCGGAACGCGGTCGCGTTCGACCGGTTCGGCCCCGGCGACCTCGCCGCGCTCCAGGCCCTCACAGAGATCGCGCTCCGAACTGGCCCTTCGGCACACACCTACGCCGAACTCCTCGATGAGATCGGCGCCTACAGCAGTCGATGGGTCTCACCTGAACGGGCATCAATTGCGCTGGACTTCGTCGACCGGCTGTTCTTGGTCGCATGCCCGGACGAGGACGCTCGCACCAAGCTCGCATGCAACCTACTGGAGCCGCTCTGCCGGCACCAAGGACGGCTCAACGAAGCCGACTTGGCGTTCGCCAAGCGCCTCTCAGGGGAACTCGGCGTCGGCTTCTCCTGGCAAGAACGGGCCGGCACCGACGACGAGCGTGAACTGTCGCTCTCCGACCTGCCACCCATGAAGGTGCTGCTGTACTCCCTGGACGATGCCGTACTCACGCGCTGCGCCGAGGAGATCAAGCACCTTGCCCCCGCAGTGGACGCAGCAAAGGCTAGCGATTACGTCGGCAGTACTCAGCTTCGGCAGAAGGCACGCTCCGCTGATTTGATCGTTATCGCGACGCGCTGCGCGAAGCACGCCGCGACCGGCTACATCACACAGCACGCCCGTACCGAGCACATTCATTACGCAGACGGCAGCGGCTCGGCATCCATGCTGCGAGCAGCGGTAGCCGGTCTTCGCTCGGCTGCTGTAGGCCGCTAA
- the queC gene encoding 7-cyano-7-deazaguanine synthase QueC produces the protein MERPAIVLLSGGLDSTTVLAIAKDQGYTPYALSFRYGQRHSVELEAAKRVVEAQGAARHVIADIDLRVFGGSALTSDIDVPKHDSLDHTGEGGVPITYVPARNTIFLSFALAFAETVNASDIFTGVTAVDYSGYPDCRPEYMDAYAKMANLATRAGVEGTQKLTIHSPLMEMSKADIVREGLRLGVDYSITSSCYDPDEQGRACGHCETCLLRLKGFAEAGSTDPVQYQDA, from the coding sequence ATGGAACGTCCGGCGATCGTTTTGCTGAGCGGCGGTCTGGACTCGACCACGGTTCTGGCCATCGCGAAGGATCAGGGCTACACGCCGTATGCCCTCAGCTTCCGGTACGGGCAGCGCCACAGCGTGGAGCTTGAGGCCGCGAAGCGCGTCGTCGAGGCGCAGGGCGCTGCACGGCACGTCATTGCTGACATTGACCTGCGAGTGTTCGGTGGCTCCGCGCTGACCTCCGACATTGACGTGCCCAAGCACGACTCCCTGGACCACACCGGGGAGGGCGGCGTGCCGATCACTTACGTACCTGCACGCAACACGATCTTCCTCTCGTTCGCTCTGGCGTTCGCCGAAACTGTCAACGCCAGTGACATCTTCACCGGTGTAACTGCCGTCGATTACAGCGGTTACCCCGACTGCCGTCCCGAGTACATGGACGCCTACGCGAAGATGGCCAACCTGGCGACCCGCGCCGGCGTCGAAGGCACGCAGAAGCTCACGATCCACTCGCCGCTCATGGAGATGTCGAAGGCGGACATCGTGCGCGAGGGCCTGCGCCTGGGTGTGGACTACTCCATCACCTCTAGCTGCTACGACCCCGACGAGCAGGGGCGCGCTTGCGGTCACTGCGAGACCTGCCTGCTGCGCCTCAAGGGCTTCGCCGAGGCTGGCTCCACCGACCCCGTGCAGTACCAGGACGCCTGA